CAGGCTCTCGCGCACATTGGCGACGAGGGCGCTGCGGCGGCCGAGGAGCTTGACGACATCGCTGAGGTCTTTTTCCACGGCGGCGTGAGCTTTGTGGGGATCGAGGCGGAAGATGTCGCGGCAGATTTTTTTCATGTCGCCCTCGACCTGTTGAAGAGCATCGGCGATGCGAGCCACGATGAGTTCGAGCAAGAGGAGGAAGACGGCGTCGCTGGTGAGCGGCGAAGTGCACTGGCGCTTGGCCTGGTCTGCGAGGATGCGGAAGGAAAGCGGGTCGGCATAGCGGACTGTGGTGAGGCAGTCGGGCGCGATGACGAAGGAGATGGAGGTGTTGTCGGGGTCGGGGGTGTCGAGACCGACGGGCAGCCAGGCGGTCATGTAGAGAGTGCCCTTTTCAGTGTAGAGTCGGCTGGACTCCTCGATGTCCTGCATTTCCTCTCGTGTGGGCAGCTGGTATTCGAGCCACTTTTCAGCCTCGATTTCCTCGGCACGGCCGGGGTTCAGCAAATCCAGGAAGACGATATTATCCGGAAACGGATGTGTCTTTTCGTCATTCCAGTCGATGAGCTGTCCTTGCTGTGTGAGAAGTCGAACCATGCGTGAGTGCTAGCGGAAGGGTGGGGGATGCACAGGGTAGCCGCATGGCATGCATGTGCCAGAGCAAACTCGCCTGGAAAATGTGTCAGTACCGTGGCGTGGCGGGGTCCACCATGTCCGCCCAGGCGTCTATGCCGCCGCGCATGCTCTGAGTATGGACAAAGCCGTGCTGCCGCAGAAACTGGGTGGCGCGCAGGCTGCGCATGCCGTGGTGGCAGTAAATGATGATGTGCTCCTGCGTATCGGCAAAGACCTGCTGGGCCAGCTCTCCGAAACGAGAGAGAGGCACAAGCTGTGCGTCCGGCAGGCGGCAGATCTGCCACTCGCTCTCCTCACGGCAGTCGATGATTCGGCAGGTGCGCGGACCGGGACGCTCCATCAGGTAGCTGACGTCCGTGGGGCTGATCTCGAGCGGGGTCTCAGGCGTCATGGCAGTGCATCAGGGGCGCACGGTGACTGGCGTGCCGATGGAGACGTGATTGTAGAAAGTGGCCGCCATGTGGGGAGGCATGCGGACGCAGCCATGGGAGGCTGGATAGCCGGGCAGGAAGCCCTCGTGCATGCCGATGCCGCCGGTGAAGCGCATGAAGTGGTGCATTTTAGAACCCTCGAAGCGGGTGCCGGGCGGGGGCTTGTCCTTGGTCACGTCAATATTGGCCATGACAACATTGCCAGCCCCGTCCACGAAGTCGCCGTAGAGGTTGGACTTGTGCCACTGGTCCTTCTCAAAGATTTTGAATTTGCCGGTCTTG
Above is a genomic segment from Prosthecobacter vanneervenii containing:
- a CDS encoding L,D-transpeptidase family protein translates to MSQLVISKTVRLALIPILALLASCQSGGGSRGQTQYLEAFPTQSVPHSAMYNADQDSYWDGDGLSGAPNIIIDLSDQKAYFYKGGTLAGVSALSTGDERHATKTGKFKIFEKDQWHKSNLYGDFVDGAGNVVMANIDVTKDKPPPGTRFEGSKMHHFMRFTGGIGMHEGFLPGYPASHGCVRMPPHMAATFYNHVSIGTPVTVRP
- a CDS encoding magnesium transporter CorA family protein, which codes for MVRLLTQQGQLIDWNDEKTHPFPDNIVFLDLLNPGRAEEIEAEKWLEYQLPTREEMQDIEESSRLYTEKGTLYMTAWLPVGLDTPDPDNTSISFVIAPDCLTTVRYADPLSFRILADQAKRQCTSPLTSDAVFLLLLELIVARIADALQQVEGDMKKICRDIFRLDPHKAHAAVEKDLSDVVKLLGRRSALVANVRESLLSISRMLQYFLNNAATWMRGDLAAQFRSVMRDIKSMDDYTNQQTQEMTFLLESTLGLINIQQNQIIKIFTVASVLFMPPTLIASIYGMNVGLPAANNGWAFALVMVMIVLSAILPIVYFKRKRLL
- a CDS encoding rhodanese-like domain-containing protein — its product is MTPETPLEISPTDVSYLMERPGPRTCRIIDCREESEWQICRLPDAQLVPLSRFGELAQQVFADTQEHIIIYCHHGMRSLRATQFLRQHGFVHTQSMRGGIDAWADMVDPATPRY